The Primulina eburnea isolate SZY01 chromosome 8, ASM2296580v1, whole genome shotgun sequence genome contains a region encoding:
- the LOC140838134 gene encoding glycosyltransferase BC10-like isoform X2: protein MKRRSNSLKFHHIWKRKLFAMLLCFSCFTIFLLVESHYSPIQMLTFVSPPTIAKPKIACLFIARNRIPLDMVWDAFFRGDEENRFSIYVHSRPGFLLNKATTRSPYFLNRQINDSIQVVWGEASMIQAERILLQNALMHPLNERFIFLSDSFADTKEGRYNPKMDPVIPVDNWRKGSQWVVLTRKHVETIVQDDSVFPMFQWHCKKRSLPEFWREIALPADASKEHNCIPDEHYVQTLLAQKGLEGEITRRSLTHSSWDLSSSKDPERRGWHPLTYKLADSSPMLIQSIKDIDNIYYETEYRREWCTSKGKPSKCFLFARKFTRPAALRLLNTSVLGISSEATSRA, encoded by the exons ATGAAGCGAAGATCAAATTCGCTGAAATTTCATCATATATGGAAGAGGAAGCTTTTTGCTATGCTTTTGTGTTTTTCTTGTTTCACCATTTTTCTACTCGTGGAATCGCATTATAGCCCAATTCAAATGTTGACCTTCGTATCTCCGCCTACAATTGCCAAGCCCAAAATCGCTTGCCTATTTATAGCAAGGAATCGGATTCCACTTGACATGGTTTGGGATGCATTTTTTCGG GGAGATGAGGAAAACAGATTTTCTATCTATGTTCATTCACGTCCTGGGTTCttgttgaacaaggcaacaacGAGGTCTCCATATTTCTTAAATCGTCAAATAAATGATAGCATACAG GTAGTTTGGGGAGAAGCTAGTATGATCCAAGCAGAGCGTATTTTACTCCAAAATGCACTGATGCATCCCTTAAACGAACGATTTATTTTCCTCTCGGACAG TTTTGCTGACACAAAAGAGGGTCGATACAATCCGAAAATGGATCCAGTGATTCCTGTTGATAACTGGAGGAAAGGATCTCAG TGGGTTGTTCTTACTAGAAAGCATGTCGAGACCATAGTTCAAGATGACTCTGTATTCCCGATGTTTCAGTGGCATTGCAAG AAGAGATCTTTACCAGAATTTTGGCGTGAGATAGCGCTT CCGGCTGATGCATCTAAGGAACATAACTGCATACCAGATGAACATTATGTCCAAACGCTCCTTGCT CAAAAGGGCCTTGAAGGAGAAATCACAAGGAGATCACTGACTCACTCTTCATGGGATCTTTCATCTTCCAAAGACCCTGAAAGGCGAGGATGGCATCCCCTGACTTACAAGTTAGCTGATTCATCTCCCATGCTCATCCAATCCATCAAG GATATAGACAATATCTATTACGAAACCGAGTACAGAAGAGAATGGTGCACTAGCAAGGGAAAACCCTCTAAATGCTTCCTTTTTGCGAGGAAATTTACACGTCCTGCTGCTCTACGCCTGCTTAATACA TCTGTTCTGGGAATATCTAGTGAAGCAACAAGCAGAGCCTGA
- the LOC140838134 gene encoding glycosyltransferase BC10-like isoform X3 has protein sequence MKRRSNSLKFHHIWKRKLFAMLLCFSCFTIFLLVESHYSPIQMLTFVSPPTIAKPKIACLFIARNRIPLDMVWDAFFRVVWGEASMIQAERILLQNALMHPLNERFIFLSDSCIPLYNFSYVYDYIMSTNTSFVDSFADTKEGRYNPKMDPVIPVDNWRKGSQWVVLTRKHVETIVQDDSVFPMFQWHCKKRSLPEFWREIALPADASKEHNCIPDEHYVQTLLAQKGLEGEITRRSLTHSSWDLSSSKDPERRGWHPLTYKLADSSPMLIQSIKDIDNIYYETEYRREWCTSKGKPSKCFLFARKFTRPAALRLLNTSVLGISSEATSRA, from the exons ATGAAGCGAAGATCAAATTCGCTGAAATTTCATCATATATGGAAGAGGAAGCTTTTTGCTATGCTTTTGTGTTTTTCTTGTTTCACCATTTTTCTACTCGTGGAATCGCATTATAGCCCAATTCAAATGTTGACCTTCGTATCTCCGCCTACAATTGCCAAGCCCAAAATCGCTTGCCTATTTATAGCAAGGAATCGGATTCCACTTGACATGGTTTGGGATGCATTTTTTCGG GTAGTTTGGGGAGAAGCTAGTATGATCCAAGCAGAGCGTATTTTACTCCAAAATGCACTGATGCATCCCTTAAACGAACGATTTATTTTCCTCTCGGACAG CTGCATACCTTTATACAATTTCAGCTACGTATATGACTATATAATGTCGACCAATACTAGCTTCGTGGACAG TTTTGCTGACACAAAAGAGGGTCGATACAATCCGAAAATGGATCCAGTGATTCCTGTTGATAACTGGAGGAAAGGATCTCAG TGGGTTGTTCTTACTAGAAAGCATGTCGAGACCATAGTTCAAGATGACTCTGTATTCCCGATGTTTCAGTGGCATTGCAAG AAGAGATCTTTACCAGAATTTTGGCGTGAGATAGCGCTT CCGGCTGATGCATCTAAGGAACATAACTGCATACCAGATGAACATTATGTCCAAACGCTCCTTGCT CAAAAGGGCCTTGAAGGAGAAATCACAAGGAGATCACTGACTCACTCTTCATGGGATCTTTCATCTTCCAAAGACCCTGAAAGGCGAGGATGGCATCCCCTGACTTACAAGTTAGCTGATTCATCTCCCATGCTCATCCAATCCATCAAG GATATAGACAATATCTATTACGAAACCGAGTACAGAAGAGAATGGTGCACTAGCAAGGGAAAACCCTCTAAATGCTTCCTTTTTGCGAGGAAATTTACACGTCCTGCTGCTCTACGCCTGCTTAATACA TCTGTTCTGGGAATATCTAGTGAAGCAACAAGCAGAGCCTGA
- the LOC140838134 gene encoding glycosyltransferase BC10-like isoform X4: MKRRSNSLKFHHIWKRKLFAMLLCFSCFTIFLLVESHYSPIQMLTFVSPPTIAKPKIACLFIARNRIPLDMVWDAFFRGDEENRFSIYVHSRPGFLLNKATTSCIPLYNFSYVYDYIMSTNTSFVDSFADTKEGRYNPKMDPVIPVDNWRKGSQWVVLTRKHVETIVQDDSVFPMFQWHCKKRSLPEFWREIALPADASKEHNCIPDEHYVQTLLAQKGLEGEITRRSLTHSSWDLSSSKDPERRGWHPLTYKLADSSPMLIQSIKDIDNIYYETEYRREWCTSKGKPSKCFLFARKFTRPAALRLLNTSVLGISSEATSRA, translated from the exons ATGAAGCGAAGATCAAATTCGCTGAAATTTCATCATATATGGAAGAGGAAGCTTTTTGCTATGCTTTTGTGTTTTTCTTGTTTCACCATTTTTCTACTCGTGGAATCGCATTATAGCCCAATTCAAATGTTGACCTTCGTATCTCCGCCTACAATTGCCAAGCCCAAAATCGCTTGCCTATTTATAGCAAGGAATCGGATTCCACTTGACATGGTTTGGGATGCATTTTTTCGG GGAGATGAGGAAAACAGATTTTCTATCTATGTTCATTCACGTCCTGGGTTCttgttgaacaaggcaacaacGAG CTGCATACCTTTATACAATTTCAGCTACGTATATGACTATATAATGTCGACCAATACTAGCTTCGTGGACAG TTTTGCTGACACAAAAGAGGGTCGATACAATCCGAAAATGGATCCAGTGATTCCTGTTGATAACTGGAGGAAAGGATCTCAG TGGGTTGTTCTTACTAGAAAGCATGTCGAGACCATAGTTCAAGATGACTCTGTATTCCCGATGTTTCAGTGGCATTGCAAG AAGAGATCTTTACCAGAATTTTGGCGTGAGATAGCGCTT CCGGCTGATGCATCTAAGGAACATAACTGCATACCAGATGAACATTATGTCCAAACGCTCCTTGCT CAAAAGGGCCTTGAAGGAGAAATCACAAGGAGATCACTGACTCACTCTTCATGGGATCTTTCATCTTCCAAAGACCCTGAAAGGCGAGGATGGCATCCCCTGACTTACAAGTTAGCTGATTCATCTCCCATGCTCATCCAATCCATCAAG GATATAGACAATATCTATTACGAAACCGAGTACAGAAGAGAATGGTGCACTAGCAAGGGAAAACCCTCTAAATGCTTCCTTTTTGCGAGGAAATTTACACGTCCTGCTGCTCTACGCCTGCTTAATACA TCTGTTCTGGGAATATCTAGTGAAGCAACAAGCAGAGCCTGA
- the LOC140838134 gene encoding glycosyltransferase BC10-like isoform X5 encodes MKRRSNSLKFHHIWKRKLFAMLLCFSCFTIFLLVESHYSPIQMLTFVSPPTIAKPKIACLFIARNRIPLDMVWDAFFRVVWGEASMIQAERILLQNALMHPLNERFIFLSDSFADTKEGRYNPKMDPVIPVDNWRKGSQWVVLTRKHVETIVQDDSVFPMFQWHCKKRSLPEFWREIALPADASKEHNCIPDEHYVQTLLAQKGLEGEITRRSLTHSSWDLSSSKDPERRGWHPLTYKLADSSPMLIQSIKDIDNIYYETEYRREWCTSKGKPSKCFLFARKFTRPAALRLLNTSVLGISSEATSRA; translated from the exons ATGAAGCGAAGATCAAATTCGCTGAAATTTCATCATATATGGAAGAGGAAGCTTTTTGCTATGCTTTTGTGTTTTTCTTGTTTCACCATTTTTCTACTCGTGGAATCGCATTATAGCCCAATTCAAATGTTGACCTTCGTATCTCCGCCTACAATTGCCAAGCCCAAAATCGCTTGCCTATTTATAGCAAGGAATCGGATTCCACTTGACATGGTTTGGGATGCATTTTTTCGG GTAGTTTGGGGAGAAGCTAGTATGATCCAAGCAGAGCGTATTTTACTCCAAAATGCACTGATGCATCCCTTAAACGAACGATTTATTTTCCTCTCGGACAG TTTTGCTGACACAAAAGAGGGTCGATACAATCCGAAAATGGATCCAGTGATTCCTGTTGATAACTGGAGGAAAGGATCTCAG TGGGTTGTTCTTACTAGAAAGCATGTCGAGACCATAGTTCAAGATGACTCTGTATTCCCGATGTTTCAGTGGCATTGCAAG AAGAGATCTTTACCAGAATTTTGGCGTGAGATAGCGCTT CCGGCTGATGCATCTAAGGAACATAACTGCATACCAGATGAACATTATGTCCAAACGCTCCTTGCT CAAAAGGGCCTTGAAGGAGAAATCACAAGGAGATCACTGACTCACTCTTCATGGGATCTTTCATCTTCCAAAGACCCTGAAAGGCGAGGATGGCATCCCCTGACTTACAAGTTAGCTGATTCATCTCCCATGCTCATCCAATCCATCAAG GATATAGACAATATCTATTACGAAACCGAGTACAGAAGAGAATGGTGCACTAGCAAGGGAAAACCCTCTAAATGCTTCCTTTTTGCGAGGAAATTTACACGTCCTGCTGCTCTACGCCTGCTTAATACA TCTGTTCTGGGAATATCTAGTGAAGCAACAAGCAGAGCCTGA
- the LOC140838133 gene encoding galactinol--sucrose galactosyltransferase-like — MAPSLSKDASKSAFPVDGSSTHSSITIDENSNFTVNDHVFLSQVPPNITVTASPYTAGDLDAPTPGCFVGFDSQEPRSHHVVSIGKLKGIKFMSIFRFKVWWTTHWTGSNGSDLEHETQILMLDKSHDGIRPYVLFLPLIESPFRASLQPGPHDHVDLCVETGSTKVAGSSFRTSLYMHAGEEPFTLVKDAIKVARTHLGTFKLLDEKTPPGIVDKFGWCTWDAFYLTVHPHGVWEGVKGLVDGGCPPGLVLIDDGWQSICHDEDPISSEGMNRTSAGEQMPCRLIQFPENYKFRDYKSPNKSVQGPDSGMGAFIRDLKHKFTTVDYVYVWHALCGYWGGIRPNIPGMPDAKVITPVLTAGLKMTMEDLAVDKIVNNGVGLVPPEIAYQMYEGLHSHLESVGIDGVKIDVIHLLEMLCEDYGGRVELAKAYYGALSSSIRNHFKGNGVIASMEHCNDFMFIGTEAISLGRVGDDFWCTDPSGDPNGTFWLQGCHMVHCAYNSLWMGNFIHPDWDMFQSTHPCAEFHAASRAISGGPIYVSDSVGKHNFELLKTMTLPDGTILRCDYYALPTRDCLFEDPLHNGKTMLKIWNLNKFTGVVGLFNCQGGGWCRETRRNKCASEYSKVVSSVTGPSDIEWKHGTNPIPVEGVQAFAMYLFREKKLVVAKPYDTIAISLEPFNFELITVSPVKYLAKKTIRFAPIGLVNMLNTGGAVQSLVLDENAKCVKIGVKGTGELRVFASERPVACKLNNGNATFGYEDKMVIVRVPWHAPSGLSLIEYHF, encoded by the exons ATGGCTCCAAGTTTGAGCAAAGATGCTTCCAAATCCGCATTTCCTGTCGATGGATCGTCCACTCACTCGTCAATAACAATAGATGAAAATTCCAATTTCACCGTCAATGATCATGTCTTTCTTTCACAGGTCCCACCCAATATCACCGTCACTGCATCACCCTACACCGCTGGGGACCTCGACGCCCCCACCCCGGGATGCTTCGTCGGTTTCGACAGCCAAGAACCCCGTAGCCACCACGTCGTTTCCATCGGCAAACTCAAAGGAATCAAATTCATGTCCATTTTCCGCTTCAAGGTCTGGTGGACCACCCACTGGACCGGCTCTAATGGCTCCGATCTGGAGCACGAAACCCAAATTCTCATGCTTGACAAGTCGCACGACGGCATAAGACCCTATGTCCTGTTTCTTCCACTTATCGAGAGCCCTTTTCGGGCTTCTCTCCAGCCCGGACCCCACGACCACGTGGACTTATGCGTGGAAACCGGGTCGACAAAAGTTGCAGGATCCTCATTTCGGACCTCGCTCTACATGCACGCAGGAGAAGAGCCCTTTACCCTAGTAAAAGACGCCATTAAAGTGGCGCGTACGCATTTGGGAACCTTCAAACTTCTAGATGAGAAAACGCCACCAGGAATTGTGGACAAATTCGGGTGGTGCACGTGGGATGCCTTCTACTTAACGGTTCACCCTCACGGTGTTTGGGAAGGTGTCAAGGGCTTGGTCGACGGCGGATGTCCACCGGGTCTGGTGCTGATCGACGACGGCTGGCAGTCCATCTGCCACGACGAGGATCCGATCAGCTCCGAAGGAATGAATCGCACCTCCGCCGGCGAGCAAATGCCGTGCAGACTCATCCAATTCCCTGAAAACTACAAGTTCAGAGACTACAAGAGCCCGAATAAATCTGTGCAGGGCCCGGATTCCGGCATGGGGGCGTTTATCAGGGACCTGAAGCACAAGTTTACGACCGTGGATTACGTGTATGTTTGGCATGCCTTGTGCGGGTACTGGGGTGGAATCAGACCAAATATCCCCGGCATGCCCGATGCAAAGGTGATTACCCCGGTGCTGACAGCGGGCCTGAAAATGACGATGGAAGATTTAGCAGTCGACAAGATTGTCAACAATGGAGTGGGGTTGGTCCCACCTGAGATTGCTTATCAGATGTATGAAGGGTTACACTCACATCTGGAGTCTGTTGGGATAGATGGGGTCAAAATTGATGTGATTCAC TTGCTGGAAATGTTATGCGAGGACTACGGTGGGAGAGTGGAGCTAGCTAAGGCATATTATGGGGCTTTGTCCTCTTCGATAAGGAACCACTTCAAGGGGAACGGTGTAATTGCTAGCATGGAGCACTGCAATGACTTCATGTTTATCGGCACCGAGGCCATATCCCTAGGCCGTGTCG GAGATGACTTTTGGTGCACGGATCCGTCGGGCGACCCCAACGGCACATTCTGGCTCCAGGGCTGCCACATGGTGCACTGTGCTTACAACAGCCTGTGGATGGGCAATTTCATCCACCCCGATTGGGACATGTTCCAGTCCACTCACCCATGCGCAGAGTTCCATGccgcatcccgagctatttcaGGTGGACCCATCTATGTGAGCGATTCGGTTGGCAAGCACAATTTCGAGCTGCTAAAGACCATGACCTTGCCTGATGGCACCATCCTGCGGTGCGACTACTACGCACTTCCCACTCGTGATTGCCTGTTTGAAGATCCGCTTCATAACGGCAAGACCATGTTAAAAATTTGGAACCTAAACAAG TTCACGGGAGTTGTTGGGCTGTTTAACTGCCAAGGCGGAGGATGGTGCAGGGAGACGAGGCGCAACAAATGTGCCTCCGAATACTCCAAAGTTGTCTCCTCGGTCACAGGCCCAAGCGACATCGAATGGAAACACGGCACAAACCCAATCCCCGTTGAAGGAGTTCAAGCATTCGCCATGTACTTGTTCCGCGAGAAGAAGCTCGTGGTGGCCAAGCCATACGACACCATAGCCATATCGCTGGAACCCTTCAATTTCGAGCTCATCACAGTCTCTCCTGTCAAATATTTGGCCAAAAAGACCATCCGATTTGCTCCCATCGGGCTAGTAAACATGCTTAATACGGGTGGCGCGGTTCAGTCTTTGGTGTTGGACGAGAATGCGAAATGTGTTAAAATTGGAGTGAAAGGAACGGGAGAATTGAGGGTGTTTGCTTCGGAGAGACCCGTGGCTTGCAAGCTTAATAATGGGAATGCGACGTTTGGGTATGAAGATAAGATGGTTATTGTTCGAGTTCCGTGGCATGCTCCTTCCGGCCTTTCTCTCATTGAATACCACTTTTAA
- the LOC140838134 gene encoding glycosyltransferase BC10-like isoform X1, with product MKRRSNSLKFHHIWKRKLFAMLLCFSCFTIFLLVESHYSPIQMLTFVSPPTIAKPKIACLFIARNRIPLDMVWDAFFRGDEENRFSIYVHSRPGFLLNKATTRSPYFLNRQINDSIQVVWGEASMIQAERILLQNALMHPLNERFIFLSDSCIPLYNFSYVYDYIMSTNTSFVDSFADTKEGRYNPKMDPVIPVDNWRKGSQWVVLTRKHVETIVQDDSVFPMFQWHCKKRSLPEFWREIALPADASKEHNCIPDEHYVQTLLAQKGLEGEITRRSLTHSSWDLSSSKDPERRGWHPLTYKLADSSPMLIQSIKDIDNIYYETEYRREWCTSKGKPSKCFLFARKFTRPAALRLLNTSVLGISSEATSRA from the exons ATGAAGCGAAGATCAAATTCGCTGAAATTTCATCATATATGGAAGAGGAAGCTTTTTGCTATGCTTTTGTGTTTTTCTTGTTTCACCATTTTTCTACTCGTGGAATCGCATTATAGCCCAATTCAAATGTTGACCTTCGTATCTCCGCCTACAATTGCCAAGCCCAAAATCGCTTGCCTATTTATAGCAAGGAATCGGATTCCACTTGACATGGTTTGGGATGCATTTTTTCGG GGAGATGAGGAAAACAGATTTTCTATCTATGTTCATTCACGTCCTGGGTTCttgttgaacaaggcaacaacGAGGTCTCCATATTTCTTAAATCGTCAAATAAATGATAGCATACAG GTAGTTTGGGGAGAAGCTAGTATGATCCAAGCAGAGCGTATTTTACTCCAAAATGCACTGATGCATCCCTTAAACGAACGATTTATTTTCCTCTCGGACAG CTGCATACCTTTATACAATTTCAGCTACGTATATGACTATATAATGTCGACCAATACTAGCTTCGTGGACAG TTTTGCTGACACAAAAGAGGGTCGATACAATCCGAAAATGGATCCAGTGATTCCTGTTGATAACTGGAGGAAAGGATCTCAG TGGGTTGTTCTTACTAGAAAGCATGTCGAGACCATAGTTCAAGATGACTCTGTATTCCCGATGTTTCAGTGGCATTGCAAG AAGAGATCTTTACCAGAATTTTGGCGTGAGATAGCGCTT CCGGCTGATGCATCTAAGGAACATAACTGCATACCAGATGAACATTATGTCCAAACGCTCCTTGCT CAAAAGGGCCTTGAAGGAGAAATCACAAGGAGATCACTGACTCACTCTTCATGGGATCTTTCATCTTCCAAAGACCCTGAAAGGCGAGGATGGCATCCCCTGACTTACAAGTTAGCTGATTCATCTCCCATGCTCATCCAATCCATCAAG GATATAGACAATATCTATTACGAAACCGAGTACAGAAGAGAATGGTGCACTAGCAAGGGAAAACCCTCTAAATGCTTCCTTTTTGCGAGGAAATTTACACGTCCTGCTGCTCTACGCCTGCTTAATACA TCTGTTCTGGGAATATCTAGTGAAGCAACAAGCAGAGCCTGA